CCGGGTCGTCGAGGATGGCGCGGCTGCCGCCCAACGTCGCGAGCGAGCGGACGAGCGCGTACACGTTGACGAGCCGCTTCACGTGCCGCGGGTTGCGGCGCATGCACGTGGCGACGTCCTCGAACGCGCGCAGCTCGGCGTGCGTGAACGACAGCGGGTCGAGCGGTGCGGACGACGGCGACACGGACGACGGCGACACGGCGGACGGCGACCCTGCGGACGGCGACCCTGCGGACGGCGATACGGCGGGCGGCGACGCGTTAGGCGGGTCGGCCGACGGCAGCGTGCCGCTCGTGGCTTCGTACCCTGGCTGCTCGGGCGGGTCGCCGAGCTGCTTGCCGAGGAAGCGCTTCAACTCGTCGCTCGTCGGCTCCGGGATGCGGAACGGGATCTGGACGATCTTGTCGAGGTACTCGTAGCCGGTGATCCCCGCGGGGCCCAGCAGCTCCTCGTAGTGCTGCTCCACCGCGGCCGTGATGACGCGCGCGTCGATGCCGAGGCAGACGACGAAGCTCCGCCGGTCGAGGAGCTGGTTGATCGCCTGCAGCACCTCGACGGCCTTGTCCGGCTCGCAGCGATCGAGGTCGTCGATCGTGATGAGGACGCGGCTTCCCTCGCCGCGGAGCTGCTCGTCCACGAGGTCGAGATCCGCGCGCACGGCGCGCACGAAGTCGCTCTCGCCGCCGTAGCCCGGGCCGTCGTCGAGGAGCGCGGTGACCCAGCCGCCTAACGGGGTGATCACCGACGAGCGGAGGAGCATCACCGCGGCGGTGACGGCGCCGACGATCGCGGGGACGGAGAACTTGTCGTCGCTCGTGTCGACGCCGAAGACGCGCCGCGCGAACGTCTGCGCCTGCTCCGGCTTGAGATGCGCGAACCCCCACCAGAGGCCCGCGCCGACGCCGATCCAGGCGAGCAGCGTCTTCCAGTCGCCACGCAGCTTGCGCAGGAAGTTGCGGCGCAGCTTGCGCCACGCCGTCCGCGCCCAGCGGACAGGCCGGCGGTGCCAGCGCACGTCACGCGTCACGCCGTCGAGCACGCGCCTCACGAGGCGCGGCCAGATGTGCTCCGCGGCGTTGTACTCCCACGCGTTGAACGCGATGCAGTAGACGTGGGCGCGCTGCCGCGTCGACGCCGTGACGCCCGGGCTTGGCCGGTGCGCGGCGCCGCGGCGCTCGACCTCGTCGATGAGATGGCGGAGGAGGAACGACTTCCCGGCGCCCCACGCGCCGAAGATGCCGATCGTGAGCGGCGGCCGCGTATCCGGGGAGTCGATGAGGTCCGCGAACGCGCGCACGTAGTGCGTGAAGTTGAGCCGGTCCTCGCCCTCGGCGCGGTCGTTCGCGGCGCCGCCGCCGGTGCCGATGCGGGGCGGCTCGGGCGCCGGCTGCTGCACGGGTACGGCGCCCACCAGGTCCTCGAGCTCCGCGAGCTGGCGGCGGGCCTCGTCGTCGGACAGCTCGTCGTCGCGCGCACCCTGCTCGATCGTCTCGTGCAGCACCGCCGCGGCGACCGGCCGCACGTCGTCGAACAGCGCGACCACCGGCGACGACCGGACGGCGAAGAAGCCCGCGAGCAGGTGGCGCAGATGCGTGGGGCGCGCGCCGTCCGCCGTCGCGCCGGCGAGGAGCGCCGCCGCCGTCACCGCCGCCACGACCTCCGGTGTCAGCGGCGGCAGCGTGTCGCTCCGCGACACGAACGCCGCGCCGTCGCGCACGAAGTACGGGAGGCGGTCGGCCGCCGGTGCGTCGAAGCCCGCCTCGCGCAGCCGCGCCGTGAGGCGCTCGGCGTCGAGCCCCGCGCGGTCGAACGTGGAGCGCCCGGACGTGGCGTTCGGCGTGCGGAGGCCGAGGACGAGGTGCTCCATCGCGACCGCGTCGCGCCCGTGGACCCGCCGGATCGCGTCGGCGACGCCGAACGCGAGGCGCGCGGTGTCGGTGAGCGAGCGGGCGACGCTCTC
This DNA window, taken from Gemmatirosa kalamazoonensis, encodes the following:
- a CDS encoding KAP family P-loop NTPase fold protein; amino-acid sequence: MATKPVDEREPLVQSSASSASSASSTDAPPHPELESVARSLTDTARLAFGVADAIRRVHGRDAVAMEHLVLGLRTPNATSGRSTFDRAGLDAERLTARLREAGFDAPAADRLPYFVRDGAAFVSRSDTLPPLTPEVVAAVTAAALLAGATADGARPTHLRHLLAGFFAVRSSPVVALFDDVRPVAAAVLHETIEQGARDDELSDDEARRQLAELEDLVGAVPVQQPAPEPPRIGTGGGAANDRAEGEDRLNFTHYVRAFADLIDSPDTRPPLTIGIFGAWGAGKSFLLRHLIDEVERRGAAHRPSPGVTASTRQRAHVYCIAFNAWEYNAAEHIWPRLVRRVLDGVTRDVRWHRRPVRWARTAWRKLRRNFLRKLRGDWKTLLAWIGVGAGLWWGFAHLKPEQAQTFARRVFGVDTSDDKFSVPAIVGAVTAAVMLLRSSVITPLGGWVTALLDDGPGYGGESDFVRAVRADLDLVDEQLRGEGSRVLITIDDLDRCEPDKAVEVLQAINQLLDRRSFVVCLGIDARVITAAVEQHYEELLGPAGITGYEYLDKIVQIPFRIPEPTSDELKRFLGKQLGDPPEQPGYEATSGTLPSADPPNASPPAVSPSAGSPSAGSPSAVSPSSVSPSSAPLDPLSFTHAELRAFEDVATCMRRNPRHVKRLVNVYALVRSLATLGGSRAILDDPAATVRWLTLCAQWPYAVYAMLDHLDAHGPPLGPALPEEPPLHWLYEAVRPALDPAKQARFDHDGASLERLVRASEGLSWSELQVLRGYTVNFNPALDAELRADVATRRRGRAPATSYDRRMTHLDGVSRA